The Deltaproteobacteria bacterium genome window below encodes:
- a CDS encoding branched-chain amino acid ABC transporter permease → MRFLMKTKYYQDIRLFKYRSTFFWYLALVVGCFALPSLLDDYLISQMTFICMYAVAAVGLMLLTGYTGQVSMGHAAFFAIGSYTSAILTAHGVPFLAALPMAGIFAGMVGVFIGRPILHLTGLYLAIATMGFAFIVDEGLVRWESLTKGNMGYYLKPPNIGPLVFDTEIRFYYLAFVVLILTLLAARNILRAPLGRAMIAIRDSEVASEAIGINLARFKTMAFAISAFFTGIAGCLYAHKVLFINPESYTIFLSVELLAMVIIGGLGSLHGAVFGAAFFIFLPQLIIMTKDYLPVYLQKQTGLEPALFGLLIVLVMLFEPLGIYGRWLKTKFYFEMFPLYKKDSFKREKKYQKAERH, encoded by the coding sequence ATGCGCTTTTTAATGAAGACCAAGTATTATCAGGATATCCGTCTCTTTAAATACCGCAGCACCTTTTTCTGGTACCTGGCCCTGGTCGTCGGTTGCTTTGCCCTGCCGTCGTTGCTGGATGACTATCTGATTTCCCAGATGACCTTTATCTGTATGTACGCGGTGGCCGCCGTTGGCTTAATGCTGTTAACCGGTTATACCGGGCAAGTCTCCATGGGGCACGCCGCCTTTTTCGCCATCGGCTCCTATACCTCGGCCATTCTCACCGCCCACGGCGTTCCCTTTTTAGCGGCCCTGCCAATGGCCGGGATTTTCGCCGGTATGGTCGGGGTTTTCATCGGCCGCCCGATACTTCACCTGACCGGTCTTTACTTGGCTATTGCCACCATGGGTTTTGCCTTTATCGTGGATGAGGGGCTGGTCCGCTGGGAAAGCCTGACCAAGGGAAACATGGGCTATTATTTAAAGCCCCCCAACATCGGCCCCCTGGTCTTTGATACGGAAATACGGTTTTATTATTTAGCCTTCGTCGTTTTGATCCTCACGCTCCTGGCGGCCAGAAATATTCTGCGGGCACCCCTGGGCCGGGCCATGATTGCCATCCGCGACAGTGAGGTGGCCTCCGAGGCCATCGGGATCAACCTGGCCAGGTTCAAAACCATGGCCTTTGCCATCAGTGCCTTCTTCACCGGAATTGCCGGGTGTTTGTACGCCCATAAAGTACTCTTTATCAACCCGGAAAGCTACACCATCTTTCTCTCGGTGGAGCTGTTGGCCATGGTCATCATCGGCGGGCTGGGCAGTCTTCATGGGGCGGTTTTCGGAGCGGCCTTTTTTATCTTTCTTCCCCAGTTGATCATCATGACCAAAGATTATTTACCGGTCTATCTTCAGAAACAGACCGGTCTGGAACCGGCCCTCTTCGGACTATTGATCGTTCTGGTCATGCTCTTCGAACCCCTGGGGATTTATGGCCGGTGGTTAAAGACCAAATTTTATTTTGAAATGTTTCCCCTCTACAAGAAGGATTCCTTTAAAAGAGAAAAGAAATATCAGAAGGCAGAAAGGCATTAG
- a CDS encoding branched-chain amino acid ABC transporter permease, protein MNEFIQTILSGISIGCVYGLVALGFVLIFKATEVINFAQGELLMLGAFLCYTLITFLNFPYWAALLVTIILMGLFGLVLERTVLRSLVGEPVYAIVIVTIGISFFLRSAVSMIPGWGTDTYGFQTPFTEQYVRTGQLVLSWEQLSVIMIAAILIVILFSFFRYTRVGTAMRATSQNQLAAVYMGISVTRVFSLTWTIAAVLGGIGGILLAPITFVHMNMGFIGLKAFPAAVLGGFRSLPGAIVGGLIIGITESLAGFYLPKGWKDVAAWIILIGVLMIRPQGLFGIQEKKKV, encoded by the coding sequence ATCAATGAATTCATCCAAACCATTTTATCCGGCATATCGATCGGCTGCGTCTATGGACTGGTGGCCCTGGGATTTGTTTTAATCTTCAAGGCCACGGAAGTCATCAATTTTGCCCAGGGCGAACTGTTGATGCTCGGGGCCTTCCTGTGCTACACCCTGATCACTTTCCTTAATTTTCCCTACTGGGCGGCCTTATTGGTGACCATTATCCTCATGGGTCTTTTCGGGTTGGTACTCGAAAGGACGGTTTTACGCTCTCTGGTCGGAGAACCGGTTTACGCCATTGTCATCGTGACCATCGGGATATCTTTTTTCCTGAGAAGTGCGGTCAGCATGATTCCCGGCTGGGGGACCGACACCTATGGCTTTCAAACCCCCTTTACCGAGCAATATGTCCGAACGGGCCAATTGGTCCTTTCCTGGGAGCAGTTGTCGGTCATTATGATCGCCGCCATCCTGATCGTGATCCTTTTTTCCTTTTTTCGCTATACCCGGGTCGGCACGGCCATGCGGGCCACCTCTCAAAATCAATTGGCCGCCGTTTACATGGGCATCAGCGTGACCAGGGTTTTTTCTCTCACCTGGACGATCGCCGCGGTTTTGGGCGGCATCGGAGGCATACTGTTGGCGCCGATCACCTTTGTTCACATGAACATGGGATTTATCGGACTCAAGGCCTTTCCGGCTGCAGTCCTGGGCGGGTTCCGCAGCCTGCCCGGGGCCATCGTCGGCGGGCTCATTATCGGCATCACGGAAAGTCTGGCCGGCTTTTATCTGCCCAAAGGGTGGAAGGATGTCGCCGCCTGGATCATCCTGATCGGGGTTTTGATGATCAGGCCCCAGGGGTTGTTCGGCATTCAAGAGAAGAAAAAGGTGTAA